The DNA region GCTAGCTCTGTTAACGGGCCGTCGACCTGATATTCCGTGCGCTGCATCGTCAGCAGATTGATCAGATAGAGCGGCGTCCCGTTGAACTTCTCGAACATCTCGTGCCGGTTTCCCCATTCGGTCAGGAATCGCTCGCTGATCTGACGGAAGATCTTGATACGGTCGTGGGCACTTATCTCGGCGCCGCGTAACGCTTCGGCGAGTTTCGGGCCGATGTAGGGATCCTCGAGCTCCCGCTTCGACGGCTGGATGACGACTCCGCGGCCGCAGAAATCGATGAGCATGTTGACCATCTTGTTCTGGTTCTCAAGATAGTAGGCTCGGCCGAAGTCAATGTAGATGTTGTTCGGCTTGAACAGACCGCCAGGAGTAGCGAAGCCTGTCTCCTCGGCCGCAATCATGAATGCGCGGCACGTCTCGCGGAAGCGAATGAGTTCGGCCAGCTGAGCTTGGACGACGGGATTGTTGCTGGTGCCCAGAGACTGGGTGAGAAGCAGCGCAAGACCGACCATCAGTTCGGCGTGGACGCAATGTCGGATTTGGGTCTCGAGGTGTACCCAGTCAAACTGGCGTTGCGGATACCACTTGGCATGTTCCGGATTGCCAACATGTTGGACGCAATCCCACGGAATAACGGCATCGTCGAAGTAGACCATCGCATCCAGCTCGTCGCCGATCGTGGCCAGGGGGCGGTCATACGGGTCGGCATCTGGCTGAGCGTTGGACTTGCGCGCGACGACTGAGATCCCCTTCGTCGCGATCGGGATCAACGCGTAAACGGTCTGCTCCGGAGTCTGGCCAGGACGCCACAGGTTCCCGATCAGGAGATGATTGACGAACGGGACAGACGTGCCGATTGCCTTCCACCCCCGAACGAGAATGCCGTCGTCGCGCTCCTCGATAATTTTGAGCATTGGCGTCTCGGCCATTGCATTGTCGCGACCGCGGTCGAATTGCACGTCGAGGAACATCGGGGAAATGGCAAAGTCCTTCGATGTCACCTCTTCCCACTGACGCTGGATATTGCCGGAGAGATCTCGCT from Bradyrhizobium sp. B124 includes:
- a CDS encoding 4-hydroxyphenylacetate 3-hydroxylase N-terminal domain-containing protein, whose protein sequence is MRSGAEYLASLRDGRRVYVGGELIEDVTSHPMTKGYANAIAEYYDLHLDPKYQDIATFADDAGNRQSMHWFLPRSKEDVIKRREYCDFLCRHFKGGIFTRPPAGMNVVMFTQVDDQKPWSDNSRFSGKKRDLSGNIQRQWEEVTSKDFAISPMFLDVQFDRGRDNAMAETPMLKIIEERDDGILVRGWKAIGTSVPFVNHLLIGNLWRPGQTPEQTVYALIPIATKGISVVARKSNAQPDADPYDRPLATIGDELDAMVYFDDAVIPWDCVQHVGNPEHAKWYPQRQFDWVHLETQIRHCVHAELMVGLALLLTQSLGTSNNPVVQAQLAELIRFRETCRAFMIAAEETGFATPGGLFKPNNIYIDFGRAYYLENQNKMVNMLIDFCGRGVVIQPSKRELEDPYIGPKLAEALRGAEISAHDRIKIFRQISERFLTEWGNRHEMFEKFNGTPLYLINLLTMQRTEYQVDGPLTELARQVLGFGDTAELGKRAQEEQKSSHYANVRFQPDYAKAQDVQKRYMSTAAE